The following proteins are encoded in a genomic region of Burkholderia diffusa:
- the glgB gene encoding 1,4-alpha-glucan branching protein GlgB, with protein MTDTLFDRRDIDALLAGRHPDPFACLGPHGDEGRIVVRALLPGARRVRAVTPDGDELGTLACVDDAGCFAGTIARDGHYQLAIDWPDARQVTDDAYAFGTLLDDAALARFAAGDPAAVLDCLGATPARIDGIDGVRFAVWAPNAQRVSVVGDFNTWDGRRHPMRLRRPWGVWELFVPGIGAGEHYKYELCAADGRVLPHKADPCARATEAPPRTASVVADTAALDGFAWHDDGWLHARPNPDRRFRVPWSIYEVHPESWQRVPEEMDRSATWDELAERLIPYVHGMGFTHVEFMPISEYPFGGSWGYQPLAQFAPSARFGPVDGFARFVDRAHAAGIGVIVDWVPAHFPNDSHGLAQFDGTALYEHADPREGMHPDWNTCVFNFGRNEVGAFLVASALAWARRYHVDGIRVDAVASMLYRDYSRKEGEWVPNVHGGRENLEAVAFLRRLNDTLHGALAPAGVVTFAEESTAWPGVTASTGDGGLGFDFKWNMGWMHDTLAYLREDPIHRRYHHDRMTFGLVYAFSERFVLPLSHDEVVHGKGSLAAKMPGDAWQRLATLRAYFGFMWAHPGKKLLFMGSEFAQWAEFAHDATPHWDLLDAPAHRGVQRLVRDLNRVYAAEPALHALDCHAAGFAWLIGDDRDNSVFAFARRDDAGRLVVAVSNFTPVPRAGYRIGLPAPGQWRELMNTDAAVYGGTNAGNDGAVWAEAVPAHGESWSAVLRLPPLATLWLSPA; from the coding sequence ATGACCGACACGCTGTTCGACCGCCGCGATATCGATGCGCTGCTCGCCGGCCGCCATCCGGACCCGTTCGCATGCCTCGGCCCGCACGGGGACGAAGGACGGATCGTCGTGCGCGCACTGCTGCCCGGTGCGCGGCGCGTGCGCGCGGTCACGCCCGACGGCGACGAACTCGGCACGCTCGCGTGCGTCGACGATGCCGGCTGCTTCGCCGGGACGATCGCGCGCGACGGGCATTACCAGCTGGCGATCGACTGGCCCGACGCGCGGCAGGTCACCGACGACGCGTATGCGTTTGGCACGCTGCTCGACGACGCCGCGCTCGCGCGCTTCGCGGCCGGCGACCCGGCCGCCGTGCTCGACTGCCTCGGCGCGACGCCCGCCCGGATCGACGGCATCGACGGCGTACGGTTTGCCGTGTGGGCGCCGAATGCGCAGCGCGTGTCGGTAGTCGGGGACTTCAATACCTGGGACGGCCGTCGTCACCCGATGCGGCTGCGGCGGCCGTGGGGCGTGTGGGAATTGTTCGTGCCGGGCATCGGCGCCGGCGAGCACTACAAATACGAGCTGTGCGCAGCCGACGGCCGCGTGCTGCCGCACAAGGCCGACCCGTGCGCGCGTGCGACCGAAGCGCCGCCGCGCACCGCGTCCGTCGTCGCCGACACGGCTGCGCTCGACGGCTTCGCGTGGCACGACGACGGCTGGCTCCACGCGCGGCCGAATCCGGACCGACGCTTTCGCGTCCCGTGGTCGATCTACGAAGTCCATCCGGAATCGTGGCAGCGCGTGCCCGAGGAAATGGACCGCAGTGCGACGTGGGACGAGCTCGCGGAGCGGCTGATCCCGTACGTGCACGGCATGGGCTTCACGCATGTGGAATTCATGCCGATTTCCGAGTATCCGTTCGGCGGCTCGTGGGGCTACCAGCCGCTCGCGCAGTTCGCGCCGTCCGCGCGCTTCGGGCCGGTCGACGGCTTCGCGCGCTTCGTCGACCGCGCGCATGCGGCCGGCATCGGCGTGATCGTCGACTGGGTGCCCGCGCACTTCCCCAACGATTCGCATGGTCTCGCGCAGTTCGACGGCACCGCGCTGTACGAGCACGCCGACCCGCGCGAAGGCATGCATCCCGACTGGAACACCTGTGTGTTCAACTTCGGCCGCAACGAGGTCGGCGCGTTTCTCGTCGCGTCGGCGCTCGCGTGGGCACGGCGCTATCACGTCGACGGGATCCGCGTCGACGCGGTCGCCTCGATGCTGTACCGCGACTATTCGCGCAAGGAAGGCGAATGGGTGCCGAACGTGCATGGCGGGCGCGAGAATCTCGAAGCGGTCGCGTTCCTGCGCAGGCTGAACGACACGCTGCACGGTGCGCTCGCGCCGGCCGGCGTCGTCACCTTCGCGGAGGAATCGACCGCGTGGCCGGGGGTCACCGCGTCGACCGGCGACGGCGGGCTCGGCTTCGACTTCAAGTGGAACATGGGCTGGATGCACGACACGCTCGCGTATCTGCGCGAGGATCCGATCCATCGCCGCTACCATCACGACCGGATGACGTTCGGGCTCGTCTATGCGTTCTCCGAACGATTCGTGCTGCCGCTGTCGCATGACGAGGTCGTGCACGGCAAAGGCTCGCTCGCGGCGAAGATGCCCGGCGACGCGTGGCAGCGGCTCGCGACACTGCGCGCGTACTTCGGCTTCATGTGGGCGCATCCCGGAAAGAAACTGCTGTTCATGGGCAGCGAATTCGCGCAATGGGCCGAGTTCGCGCACGACGCGACGCCGCACTGGGACCTGCTCGACGCGCCCGCGCATCGCGGCGTGCAACGGCTCGTGCGCGACCTGAACCGGGTGTACGCGGCTGAACCGGCGCTCCATGCGCTCGACTGCCATGCGGCCGGCTTCGCGTGGCTGATCGGCGACGATCGAGACAACAGCGTGTTCGCGTTCGCGCGCCGCGACGATGCCGGACGCCTCGTCGTCGCGGTCAGCAACTTCACGCCGGTGCCGCGCGCCGGCTATCGCATCGGGTTGCCCGCGCCCGGCCAGTGGCGCGAACTGATGAACACCGATGCCGCCGTATACGGCGGCACCAACGCCGGCAACGACGGCGCCGTGTGGGCGGAAGCCGTGCCCGCGCATGGCGAGTCGTGGTCGGCGGTGTTGCGCCTGCCGCCGCTGGCGACCCTATGGCTGAGTCCGGCTTGA